A genomic window from Cupriavidus metallidurans CH34 includes:
- the cobT gene encoding nicotinate-nucleotide--dimethylbenzimidazole phosphoribosyltransferase, giving the protein MATAISDYALTLPPIAPLDASLRAALQAAIDDKTKPPGSLGRLETLAMQIGLIRGETVPDLTRPAIIVFAGDHGVADTGVSAFPAEVTAQMVLNFLNGGAAINVFTRLHGLALEVVDVGVRAPLPASPSLVNCRVANGTRNFVEEPAMTPEQAGAAINAGIARVLRHGQQGTNVIGFGEMGIANTSAAACVMSRLTGLPLEACIGRGTGLDDAGVARKHDVLSRALARHADVTDPLDVLATFGGFEIAAMTGAYLAAAASRMVILVDGFIASAALLVAARIDPNVLQYCVFSHCSHEQGHRALLAEFKAEPLLALDLRLGEGTGAALAWPLVASAVAFLREMATFSGAGVSNASAT; this is encoded by the coding sequence ATGGCAACTGCAATTTCAGACTACGCATTGACCCTGCCACCGATCGCGCCGCTCGACGCATCGCTGCGCGCCGCGCTGCAGGCCGCAATCGACGACAAGACCAAGCCGCCCGGCTCGCTGGGCCGGCTCGAGACGCTGGCCATGCAGATCGGGCTGATCCGTGGCGAGACCGTTCCTGATCTGACTCGCCCGGCAATCATCGTGTTTGCCGGCGACCACGGTGTGGCGGACACGGGCGTCAGCGCATTTCCGGCGGAGGTCACGGCGCAGATGGTGCTGAACTTCCTGAATGGCGGCGCGGCGATCAACGTCTTCACCCGCCTTCACGGGTTGGCGCTCGAGGTGGTGGATGTGGGCGTGCGCGCGCCGCTGCCGGCCTCGCCGAGCCTCGTGAACTGCCGCGTGGCCAACGGCACGCGCAACTTTGTCGAAGAGCCAGCCATGACGCCGGAGCAGGCCGGCGCGGCGATCAATGCCGGCATCGCACGCGTGCTGCGGCACGGCCAGCAAGGTACCAATGTGATCGGCTTCGGCGAGATGGGCATCGCCAACACGTCGGCCGCGGCCTGCGTGATGAGCCGCCTGACCGGCTTGCCGTTGGAGGCATGCATTGGCCGTGGCACAGGCCTCGACGATGCGGGCGTGGCACGCAAGCATGACGTCCTCTCGCGGGCGCTGGCCAGGCACGCGGACGTCACCGATCCGCTCGATGTGCTGGCCACGTTCGGTGGCTTCGAGATCGCCGCGATGACCGGCGCATACCTGGCGGCTGCGGCCAGCCGCATGGTGATTCTGGTGGATGGCTTCATTGCGTCGGCGGCGTTGCTCGTGGCCGCGCGCATTGACCCGAACGTACTGCAGTACTGCGTGTTCTCGCACTGCTCGCACGAGCAGGGGCACCGCGCGCTGCTGGCCGAATTCAAGGCCGAGCCGCTGCTGGCACTGGACCTGCGGCTGGGCGAGGGTACCGGGGCAGCGCTGGCATGGCCGCTGGTGGCTTCGGCGGTGGCGTTCCTGCGGGAAATGGCCACGTTCAGCGGCGCGGGCGTCAGCAACGCGTCGGCGACCTGA
- the cobO gene encoding cob(I)yrinic acid a,c-diamide adenosyltransferase yields the protein MSDTPNTNDDAGRDARHKARMVRKKEVVDSKIAAAQNERGVIVITTGNGKGKSSSGFGMVVRAMGHGMRTGVVQFIKGAFPSGEEMFLRRFPEECEFHVMGEGYTWETQDRARDVAKAEAAWEVARRMLRDPSFDLILFDELNIALKLHYLDLDTVIADLRARPPKQHVVITGRGAPSALIEAADTVTDMTPVKHAFEQGIKAQPGVEM from the coding sequence ATGAGCGATACCCCGAATACCAACGATGACGCCGGCCGCGATGCCCGTCACAAGGCACGCATGGTCCGCAAGAAGGAGGTGGTCGATTCCAAGATCGCCGCGGCGCAGAACGAGCGCGGCGTGATCGTGATCACCACGGGCAATGGCAAGGGCAAGTCGAGCTCCGGCTTCGGCATGGTGGTGCGCGCCATGGGTCATGGCATGCGTACCGGCGTGGTCCAGTTCATCAAGGGTGCGTTCCCGAGCGGCGAGGAAATGTTCCTGCGGCGCTTTCCGGAGGAGTGCGAGTTCCACGTGATGGGCGAAGGCTACACGTGGGAAACCCAGGACCGCGCGCGTGACGTGGCCAAGGCAGAGGCCGCATGGGAGGTGGCGCGCCGGATGCTGCGCGATCCGTCGTTCGACCTGATCCTGTTCGACGAACTCAACATTGCGCTGAAGCTGCACTATCTTGATCTCGATACCGTCATCGCCGATCTGCGCGCGCGTCCGCCGAAGCAGCACGTGGTCATCACAGGTCGAGGCGCACCGTCCGCGCTGATCGAGGCCGCCGATACCGTAACCGACATGACACCGGTCAAGCACGCGTTCGAGCAGGGCATCAAGGCCCAGCCGGGCGTGGAAATGTAA
- a CDS encoding ABC transporter ATP-binding protein: MSHWSEPLTDCPQLTLRQLGLHAGSRVLLDGLSMSIGAGQLWCIVGPNGVGKSTLMGVLAGLRAPDSGAAEVDEIAVTQIAPATLARQRAYLPQAVHDTFSMLVEDAVRIGRHPHLSGWGWGQRDDDRIVDDVIDALDLEPLRGRDVLTLSGGERQRVSLAAALAQQAPLLLLDEPVAHLDLRHQIMVLDLLQRLTRSGRHAVVVIVHDLTLAHRYATHALLMAEDGHALHGPAHEVLTPAQCSHALRTPIISISDGTHTALIPDGNQT; encoded by the coding sequence ATGAGCCATTGGTCCGAGCCGCTCACAGACTGTCCGCAGTTGACCCTGCGGCAACTCGGCCTGCACGCCGGGAGCCGCGTGCTGCTCGATGGCCTCTCGATGTCGATCGGCGCGGGGCAGCTCTGGTGCATCGTCGGCCCGAACGGGGTCGGCAAGTCCACGCTGATGGGCGTGCTGGCCGGTCTGCGCGCGCCCGACAGCGGCGCGGCCGAGGTCGACGAAATTGCGGTCACGCAGATCGCCCCTGCCACGCTGGCGCGGCAGCGGGCCTATTTGCCCCAGGCTGTGCACGATACGTTCTCGATGCTGGTCGAGGATGCCGTGCGCATCGGTCGGCATCCGCATCTGAGCGGCTGGGGCTGGGGCCAGCGTGACGATGACCGGATCGTGGATGATGTCATCGACGCGCTCGATCTCGAGCCACTGCGTGGCCGCGACGTGCTGACACTGTCCGGTGGCGAACGCCAGCGCGTGTCGCTGGCTGCCGCGCTGGCGCAGCAGGCGCCGCTGCTGCTCCTGGACGAACCCGTGGCGCACCTGGACCTGCGGCACCAGATCATGGTGCTCGACCTGCTGCAGCGCCTGACCCGATCGGGCCGCCACGCAGTTGTCGTGATCGTGCATGACCTGACCCTCGCGCATCGCTATGCCACCCACGCGCTGCTGATGGCCGAGGATGGTCACGCGCTGCACGGCCCGGCGCACGAGGTCCTGACTCCCGCGCAGTGCTCCCATGCGCTGCGTACCCCGATTATCAGCATCAGCGACGGCACCCATACCGCGCTGATCCCAGATGGAAATCAGACATGA
- a CDS encoding FecCD family ABC transporter permease: MAELRRALIVWGVLALAGLAVFGLSLAIGSVSLDAGQLWQALSGADDGTAGAIVRELRLPRAAAAFACGGLLALSGALMQVLLRNPLAEPYVLGVSGGASTGALLSMLLMLPQWIVHTSAAGGALVSMLLVATLARRDLLNPKVQGGHQEAGARLLLTGVILAAGWGALITLILAIAPESRLRGMLFWLTGDLGGTAAYGAALATLIAALLLAMPMARALNVMLLGETVAQSLGVRVGRVRLATFLISSISIAAAITTAGSIGFVGLVVPHMVRLAWGNDQRLLLPASVLLGGTLLMAADLIARTVVAPTQLPVGVITALLGVPTFLYLLLRRPR, translated from the coding sequence ATGGCTGAGCTGCGGCGCGCGCTGATCGTCTGGGGTGTCCTCGCGCTGGCAGGGCTGGCCGTCTTCGGCCTGTCGCTGGCGATCGGCAGCGTGTCGCTCGATGCCGGGCAACTCTGGCAGGCGCTGAGCGGCGCGGACGATGGCACCGCAGGCGCCATCGTCCGCGAACTACGGCTGCCACGTGCCGCCGCCGCGTTTGCCTGTGGCGGGCTGCTGGCGCTTTCCGGCGCATTGATGCAGGTGTTGTTGCGCAATCCGCTGGCCGAACCCTACGTGCTCGGCGTCTCCGGCGGGGCGTCCACGGGTGCGCTGCTGTCGATGCTGCTGATGCTTCCGCAATGGATCGTGCACACCAGCGCGGCGGGTGGCGCGCTGGTGTCCATGCTGCTCGTCGCCACGCTTGCCCGCCGTGACCTGCTCAACCCAAAAGTGCAGGGCGGACACCAGGAGGCCGGCGCGCGGTTGCTGCTGACCGGTGTCATCCTGGCCGCGGGGTGGGGCGCGCTGATCACGCTGATCCTCGCCATCGCGCCGGAATCGCGCCTGCGCGGCATGTTGTTCTGGCTGACCGGTGACCTCGGTGGCACGGCCGCCTATGGCGCGGCGTTGGCCACCTTGATCGCCGCACTGCTGCTGGCCATGCCGATGGCGCGGGCGCTCAACGTGATGCTGCTGGGTGAGACCGTGGCGCAATCGCTGGGTGTTCGCGTTGGCCGCGTGCGCCTGGCTACCTTCCTGATTTCCTCCATTTCGATTGCCGCCGCCATCACGACGGCCGGGTCGATTGGCTTCGTCGGCCTGGTGGTGCCACACATGGTGCGCCTGGCCTGGGGGAACGACCAGCGCCTGCTGCTGCCGGCATCAGTGCTGCTGGGCGGCACCTTGCTGATGGCTGCCGACCTGATCGCGCGTACCGTGGTTGCCCCCACGCAACTGCCGGTGGGCGTCATCACGGCGCTGCTGGGCGTGCCGACCTTCCTCTACCTGCTGCTGCGGAGACCGCGATGA
- a CDS encoding TonB-dependent receptor plug domain-containing protein, translating into MPAILAAIALFPSASVFAQDATPDESSTTTPASASANGPAPASAPAAAPAAAQAASGQTLAPVVVTASRTAQSVTEALPHTTVVTQEDIVNSQAPDLRSLLRNQAGVEFSTNGGMGTNTSLFMRGANSNQVLIMIDGVRISGVSNGNAQIANILPDQIDHIEVVRGNVSALYGSDAVGGVVQIFTKSGAGQAPAANAQVEYGSNNTRQGTVGYGGQIGATSFNVTGSMYKTDGFSAINAAQWNADNPKSAARGIGPNPANNPYENKSISGQIKHQFTQDWDAGVATYYSNSQLSYDNAYGKPTDDYRMDSKLYTLSAFVNGKVLSDWTTHFKVAQSEDRSEGTINGLFDSLFSTRTRQFNWQNEYALTPDHTLMFGTDWLQQELASSSYNAPSRNVFSVYGGYEGRIGKHQIQLNGRNDHYSDFGDQGSFFAGYGYYLTSAVKLLANVSNAFRAPTFNELYYPYYGQPNLQPERAKSAEVGVQVETASTGLLRVTAFETRYNDLIVSALQPSGLYLAQNVNKAKVQGIEASWRASLWGTDVGASVTFQNPLDETNNTQLLRRARRHASFDVGRNFGNWRFGGEWLVSSARLDSGSRTLGGYGIVNLNARYNIDKQWFVAARVENLFDKNYQLAYPYNTQGRAGFITLGWRQK; encoded by the coding sequence ATGCCCGCCATCCTGGCGGCCATCGCCCTTTTTCCGTCCGCATCGGTCTTCGCGCAGGACGCGACGCCAGATGAGTCGTCGACCACCACGCCGGCCAGCGCATCGGCCAATGGTCCCGCTCCCGCTTCCGCACCGGCAGCCGCACCGGCCGCCGCGCAGGCGGCCAGCGGGCAGACGCTGGCGCCCGTAGTCGTCACCGCCTCCCGAACCGCGCAGTCGGTGACCGAGGCCCTGCCGCACACCACGGTGGTCACCCAGGAAGACATCGTCAACTCACAGGCTCCGGACCTGCGCTCGCTACTGCGCAACCAGGCGGGCGTGGAGTTCTCGACCAACGGCGGCATGGGTACCAATACCTCGCTGTTCATGCGCGGCGCCAATTCGAACCAGGTGCTGATCATGATCGACGGCGTGCGGATTTCCGGCGTCAGCAACGGTAATGCGCAGATCGCCAATATCTTGCCCGACCAGATCGACCATATCGAAGTGGTGCGCGGCAACGTCTCGGCGCTCTATGGCTCCGACGCCGTTGGTGGCGTGGTGCAGATCTTCACCAAGAGTGGCGCGGGCCAGGCGCCTGCCGCCAACGCGCAGGTGGAGTACGGCAGCAACAATACCCGCCAGGGCACGGTGGGTTACGGTGGCCAGATCGGTGCCACCTCGTTCAACGTCACCGGCTCGATGTACAAGACCGATGGCTTCTCGGCCATCAATGCGGCGCAGTGGAACGCCGACAATCCGAAGAGCGCCGCGCGCGGTATCGGCCCGAATCCGGCCAACAACCCGTACGAGAACAAGAGCATCTCGGGCCAGATCAAGCACCAGTTCACGCAGGACTGGGACGCTGGCGTCGCGACCTACTACTCGAACAGCCAGCTTTCCTACGACAACGCCTACGGCAAGCCGACCGACGACTACCGCATGGATAGCAAGCTCTACACGCTGTCCGCGTTCGTCAACGGCAAGGTGCTATCTGACTGGACCACGCATTTCAAGGTTGCGCAAAGCGAAGACCGCAGCGAAGGCACGATCAACGGCCTGTTCGACAGCCTGTTCAGCACGCGCACCCGCCAGTTCAACTGGCAGAACGAGTACGCGCTGACACCCGACCATACGCTGATGTTTGGCACGGACTGGCTGCAGCAGGAGCTGGCTTCGAGCTCGTACAACGCGCCGTCGCGCAATGTGTTTTCGGTCTATGGCGGCTACGAGGGGCGTATCGGCAAGCACCAGATCCAGTTGAACGGCCGTAACGACCACTATTCCGATTTCGGCGACCAGGGCAGCTTCTTCGCCGGCTACGGCTACTACCTGACCAGCGCGGTCAAGTTGCTTGCCAACGTCAGCAATGCGTTCCGCGCGCCGACGTTCAACGAGCTCTACTACCCGTACTACGGCCAGCCGAACCTGCAGCCCGAGCGCGCCAAGTCGGCGGAGGTGGGGGTGCAGGTGGAGACGGCGTCGACCGGCCTGCTGCGCGTGACCGCGTTCGAGACGCGCTACAACGACCTGATCGTCTCCGCGTTGCAGCCCAGCGGCCTCTACCTGGCGCAGAACGTCAACAAGGCCAAGGTGCAGGGGATCGAGGCATCGTGGCGCGCCAGCCTGTGGGGCACTGACGTGGGCGCCAGCGTGACGTTCCAGAATCCGCTGGATGAGACCAACAATACGCAGCTTCTGCGGCGTGCCCGGCGCCATGCGTCGTTCGACGTGGGCCGGAATTTCGGAAACTGGCGTTTCGGCGGTGAATGGCTGGTATCCTCGGCGCGACTCGACAGCGGTTCGCGCACGCTGGGCGGGTACGGTATCGTCAACCTGAACGCCCGCTACAACATCGACAAACAATGGTTCGTCGCCGCCCGAGTGGAAAACCTGTTCGACAAGAACTACCAGCTGGCCTACCCCTACAACACGCAGGGCAGGGCCGGCTTCATCACGCTGGGATGGCGTCAGAAGTGA
- a CDS encoding cell division protein ZapA: MSNKQVEVNIAGQPYRFAIAPDNEAALLEAVALVDDKMNKLKGTVAAKGVERVAVMAAISIASDLLAMRRKQEEEGAIPVDAVRARIRELNERADEALRQYAHVGTR; the protein is encoded by the coding sequence ATGAGCAACAAGCAAGTGGAAGTGAACATCGCCGGCCAACCGTATCGCTTCGCGATCGCACCGGACAACGAGGCCGCGCTGCTGGAAGCCGTGGCATTGGTCGACGACAAGATGAACAAGCTCAAGGGCACCGTCGCCGCGAAGGGTGTGGAGCGGGTGGCCGTGATGGCGGCGATCAGCATTGCGTCGGACCTGCTGGCAATGCGCCGCAAGCAGGAAGAAGAAGGCGCGATTCCCGTCGACGCGGTGCGCGCGCGCATTCGCGAACTGAACGAGCGCGCCGACGAAGCACTGCGCCAGTACGCGCACGTCGGCACGCGCTGA
- a CDS encoding EVE domain-containing protein encodes MPSSAQRARQYWLMKSEPDEASIDDLAREGTLPWTGVRNYQARNFMRDQMRIGDGVLFYHSSCPEPGIAGLAEVCSQPYPDSTQFDPKSDYYDSASKQDNPRWSLVDVSFVRKSTLIPLQALREHDALADMVVLRRGNRLSITPVTPAEWRYITEKLMK; translated from the coding sequence ATGCCCTCCTCCGCCCAGCGTGCCCGCCAGTACTGGCTGATGAAGTCCGAACCGGACGAAGCCAGCATCGATGATCTCGCCCGTGAAGGCACGTTGCCGTGGACCGGGGTTCGCAATTACCAGGCACGCAACTTCATGCGTGACCAGATGCGCATCGGCGACGGCGTCCTGTTCTATCACTCGTCATGCCCGGAACCCGGCATCGCCGGCCTGGCCGAGGTCTGCTCGCAACCCTACCCCGATTCCACGCAGTTCGATCCGAAGAGCGACTATTACGACAGCGCATCGAAGCAGGACAATCCGCGCTGGTCGCTTGTCGACGTGAGCTTCGTCCGCAAGAGCACGCTGATCCCCCTCCAGGCACTGCGTGAGCACGATGCGCTGGCCGACATGGTCGTGCTCCGCCGCGGCAATCGTCTGTCGATCACGCCGGTCACGCCGGCCGAGTGGCGCTATATCACCGAAAAGCTGATGAAGTAA
- a CDS encoding SIMPL domain-containing protein (The SIMPL domain is named for its presence in mouse protein SIMPL (signalling molecule that associates with mouse pelle-like kinase). Bacterial member BP26, from Brucella, was shown to assemble into a channel-like structure, while YggE from E. coli has been associated with resistance to oxidative stress.), with product MKKLLAASLLSTTAAMAAAQTVAPPSGVLSLSAQAATEVPTDVVHLTLAAEQEGPEPTAISNALSSRTQAVLAQAKRTSGVEAQSGGFTIHPNTDRNGRISTWRGRSEVILKSKDFAAVSKLAGELASQMQVQNIAFSLSRETRLAAEQKLADQAVAAFRDKAQATTKLFGYSGYTIREVSLNESGGVMPMPRMYVAKAMSDSAGAPIPVEGGKSQVTVSVNGSVQMVK from the coding sequence ATGAAGAAACTGCTGGCTGCCTCGCTGCTGAGTACAACCGCCGCCATGGCCGCCGCCCAGACGGTTGCACCTCCCTCGGGTGTTCTGTCGCTGTCCGCGCAAGCCGCGACCGAGGTGCCGACCGACGTCGTACACCTGACCCTGGCTGCCGAACAGGAAGGCCCCGAGCCGACGGCCATCTCCAATGCGCTGTCGTCGCGCACGCAGGCCGTGCTGGCACAGGCCAAGCGCACGTCAGGCGTGGAGGCCCAGTCGGGCGGCTTCACGATTCATCCGAATACCGACCGCAATGGCCGCATCAGCACGTGGCGTGGCCGCTCGGAGGTGATCCTGAAGTCGAAGGATTTCGCCGCCGTGTCGAAGCTGGCCGGCGAACTGGCCAGCCAGATGCAGGTGCAGAACATCGCGTTCTCGCTGTCGCGCGAGACACGCCTGGCTGCCGAGCAAAAGCTCGCCGACCAGGCCGTGGCCGCGTTCCGCGACAAGGCACAGGCCACGACAAAGCTGTTCGGCTATAGCGGCTACACGATCCGCGAAGTCTCGCTGAACGAATCCGGCGGTGTCATGCCGATGCCGCGCATGTATGTCGCGAAGGCCATGTCGGATAGCGCTGGCGCGCCGATTCCGGTGGAAGGTGGCAAGAGCCAGGTCACGGTTTCCGTGAACGGCTCGGTGCAGATGGTGAAGTAA
- a CDS encoding malonate--CoA ligase: MNANLFALFESRFPADRTACCIETHDGLYYSWDDLDRATAKLANLLTALKLPAGSRVAVQVEKSPEALFLYLATLRAGYVYLPLNTAYQEAEIDYFVGNAEPAVVVCSSNNFGWVSKVAFRHGTAHVFTLDDNRTGSLLQRAAVQPDTFETVECADDDLAAILYTSGTTGRSKGAMLTHRNLASNAQTLNEYWGWRSDDVLLHMLPIFHVHGLFVASHGALLAGAKMIWAPKLDMGQILKYLPRTTVMMGVPTYYVRMLQEPRFDKELCSNMRLFVSGSAPLLLETFDAFRERTGHTILERYGMSETVMLVSNPYDPALGERIGGTVGRPLPGVSVRVTGSEGKSCEPGVIGNVEVKGPNVFKGYWRMPEKTAEEFTADGWFKTGDVGRLGGAIVSQAGERIVPDNYLTIVGRSKDLIISGGYNVYPKEIESFIDEMPGVVESAVIGVPHVDFGEAVVAVVVRKPGMEIDEAGMIGTLKGRIANFKVPKRVHVVDELPRNTMGKVQKNVLRQQFGAL; this comes from the coding sequence ATGAACGCCAACCTGTTCGCCCTGTTCGAATCCCGCTTTCCCGCCGACCGCACCGCATGCTGCATCGAAACGCATGACGGGCTCTACTACTCGTGGGACGACCTCGATCGCGCCACCGCCAAGCTGGCCAACCTGCTGACCGCGCTGAAGCTGCCCGCCGGCTCGCGCGTGGCGGTGCAGGTCGAGAAGTCGCCGGAAGCACTGTTCCTGTACCTGGCCACGTTGCGCGCCGGCTATGTGTATCTGCCGCTGAACACCGCGTACCAGGAGGCCGAAATCGACTACTTTGTCGGCAACGCCGAGCCTGCCGTGGTGGTCTGCAGCAGCAACAACTTCGGCTGGGTGTCGAAAGTGGCGTTCCGGCACGGCACCGCCCATGTTTTCACGCTCGACGATAACCGCACCGGTTCGCTGCTGCAACGCGCGGCAGTGCAGCCTGACACGTTCGAGACGGTCGAATGCGCGGACGACGATCTGGCCGCGATTCTCTACACGTCGGGCACCACCGGCCGCAGCAAGGGCGCGATGCTGACGCATCGAAACCTGGCATCGAACGCGCAAACGCTGAATGAGTATTGGGGCTGGCGCAGCGATGATGTGCTGCTGCACATGCTGCCGATCTTCCACGTGCATGGCCTGTTCGTGGCCTCGCATGGCGCGCTGCTCGCGGGCGCCAAGATGATCTGGGCGCCGAAGCTCGACATGGGCCAGATCCTGAAGTACCTGCCGCGTACCACCGTGATGATGGGCGTGCCTACGTACTACGTGCGAATGCTGCAGGAGCCCCGTTTCGACAAGGAACTGTGCAGCAACATGCGCCTGTTCGTCTCGGGCTCGGCGCCGCTGCTGCTGGAGACGTTCGACGCATTCCGCGAGCGCACCGGCCACACGATCCTGGAGCGCTACGGCATGAGCGAGACCGTGATGCTGGTATCGAATCCGTATGACCCGGCACTGGGTGAGCGGATCGGTGGCACCGTGGGCAGGCCGCTGCCGGGCGTGTCGGTGCGCGTGACGGGCAGCGAAGGCAAGTCGTGCGAGCCGGGTGTGATCGGTAACGTTGAGGTCAAGGGGCCGAACGTGTTCAAGGGCTACTGGCGGATGCCCGAGAAGACGGCGGAGGAATTTACGGCCGATGGCTGGTTCAAGACTGGGGATGTGGGCCGCCTTGGTGGCGCGATCGTCAGCCAGGCAGGCGAACGCATCGTGCCGGACAACTACCTGACGATCGTAGGTCGCAGTAAGGACCTGATCATCTCGGGCGGCTACAACGTGTATCCGAAGGAAATCGAGAGCTTTATCGACGAGATGCCGGGCGTGGTGGAGTCAGCCGTGATCGGCGTGCCGCATGTTGACTTCGGCGAGGCCGTCGTTGCCGTGGTCGTACGCAAGCCGGGCATGGAGATTGATGAGGCTGGCATGATCGGCACGCTGAAGGGCCGCATCGCCAATTTCAAGGTACCCAAGCGTGTGCACGTGGTCGATGAGTTGCCGCGCAATACGATGGGCAAGGTGCAGAAGAACGTGCTGCGCCAGCAGTTCGGGGCGCTGTGA
- a CDS encoding enoyl-CoA hydratase/isomerase family protein has product MSDTVTFSREGSTAVVTLSNPGKLNAISVDMWQALAAGFATLAADMSLRCVLVRGADGNFAAGADIAEFPTVRGDEAAVRRYHTEIIAPALRAISECPHPTLAAIEGVCVGGGLEIACNCDLRVAAAGSRFGVPINRLGFPMAPGELRGLLALVGRAVTLEILLEGRVFDALEAERKGLLTRVVPAAAMHDEVTATVQRLSAGAPLAARINKTTIRRLSPDPTLLTDAEFDAHFRYATSRDHAEGVAAFLAHRPPDFTGE; this is encoded by the coding sequence ATGAGCGACACCGTCACGTTCTCGCGCGAAGGGTCGACGGCCGTCGTCACGCTGTCGAATCCGGGCAAGCTCAATGCAATCTCGGTCGACATGTGGCAGGCGCTGGCCGCCGGATTCGCCACGCTGGCGGCGGACATGTCGCTGCGCTGCGTGCTTGTGCGCGGTGCCGACGGCAACTTCGCCGCCGGCGCCGACATTGCGGAGTTTCCGACTGTGCGCGGAGACGAGGCGGCTGTCCGCCGCTACCACACGGAAATCATCGCACCGGCGCTGCGGGCGATTTCAGAATGCCCGCATCCGACGCTGGCCGCCATCGAGGGCGTTTGCGTTGGCGGTGGCCTCGAGATTGCCTGCAATTGCGACCTGCGCGTGGCCGCTGCGGGCAGCCGCTTCGGCGTGCCGATCAACCGGCTCGGCTTTCCGATGGCGCCCGGCGAGTTGCGCGGCCTGCTTGCGCTGGTGGGGCGGGCGGTGACGCTCGAGATCCTGCTCGAAGGCCGTGTGTTCGATGCACTGGAGGCTGAGCGCAAGGGGCTGCTCACGCGAGTGGTGCCTGCGGCGGCCATGCACGACGAAGTGACGGCAACCGTGCAGCGGCTGAGCGCCGGCGCGCCGCTTGCGGCCCGCATCAACAAGACGACGATTCGTCGCCTGTCGCCAGATCCCACGCTGCTGACCGACGCCGAATTCGACGCCCATTTCCGTTACGCCACCAGTCGCGACCATGCCGAGGGCGTGGCCGCGTTTCTGGCGCACCGGCCTCCGGATTTCACTGGAGAGTAA
- a CDS encoding Bug family tripartite tricarboxylate transporter substrate binding protein has translation MNRRQRNLTTFARVFAVAGLMAGTGVTSLYAPAAQADTWPSKPVTVIVPFPAGGGTDAFARPLTAQLSKQLGKQFVIDNRGGAGGTVGASIAAKAAPDGYTLFIGGAHHAIAPSFYKKLDYDIEKDFIPITVIAQPPQVIVVNSGKVQATSVKDLIAYAKANPGKLNYASAGNGSSHHLAGELFKLQTQTDLIHVPYKGAGPALSDLIAGQVDLMFDGLGSSSQHIRAGRIKALAVASKTRSAAFPNVPTAAEAGLPNYDVSTWYALWAPKGTPKEVVDRLYAETTKALNNPEMKQIWLQNGSDIPQYTPEQFAQFQHAEIKRWADVVQRSGAKID, from the coding sequence ATGAATCGTCGTCAGCGGAATCTGACCACATTTGCACGCGTGTTTGCAGTGGCTGGCCTGATGGCCGGGACCGGGGTCACCAGTCTTTACGCACCGGCCGCGCAGGCCGATACATGGCCGAGCAAGCCGGTCACCGTCATCGTGCCGTTCCCGGCCGGCGGCGGCACCGATGCGTTTGCGAGGCCGCTTACCGCGCAGTTGTCGAAGCAGCTCGGCAAGCAGTTCGTCATCGACAATCGTGGTGGCGCGGGCGGCACCGTTGGCGCGAGCATCGCCGCCAAGGCGGCCCCCGATGGCTACACGCTGTTCATTGGCGGCGCGCATCACGCGATCGCACCGTCCTTCTACAAGAAGCTCGACTACGACATCGAGAAGGACTTCATTCCCATCACGGTGATTGCCCAGCCGCCACAGGTGATCGTGGTCAATTCGGGCAAGGTGCAGGCCACCAGCGTGAAGGACCTGATCGCCTATGCCAAGGCCAATCCGGGCAAGCTCAACTACGCCTCGGCCGGCAACGGTTCCTCGCACCATCTGGCGGGCGAGCTGTTCAAGCTGCAGACGCAGACCGATCTGATCCACGTGCCGTACAAGGGCGCGGGCCCTGCGCTGTCGGACCTGATCGCCGGCCAGGTGGATCTGATGTTCGATGGCCTTGGTTCATCGTCGCAACATATCCGCGCCGGGCGCATCAAGGCGCTGGCCGTGGCATCGAAGACGCGTTCCGCGGCGTTCCCGAACGTACCGACCGCTGCCGAGGCCGGTTTGCCCAACTACGACGTGTCCACCTGGTATGCGCTGTGGGCGCCCAAGGGCACGCCCAAGGAAGTCGTCGACAGGCTCTACGCCGAGACCACCAAGGCGTTGAACAACCCGGAGATGAAGCAGATCTGGCTGCAGAACGGTTCGGACATCCCGCAGTACACGCCGGAGCAGTTCGCGCAATTCCAGCACGCCGAGATCAAGCGCTGGGCAGACGTGGTGCAGCGCTCGGGCGCGAAGATCGACTGA